The DNA sequence GCGGGCAATCCAATAAAGAGCTTCATCATCGGCACTTATCCCCAGCTCTGCAGCGGCATCTGCCAAGGCCTGCTTCAGTATCTCTATCGATACGAGCTTAAAATTAAACTGCTGGCAGCGGCTTTTAATTGTCGCCGGAACCTTATGAATTTCGGTAGTCGCAAAAATAAACACAACATAAGGGGGGGGCTCCTCTATCGTTTTTAATAGGGCATTAAAGGCACTTGTCGAAAGCATGTGAACTTCGTCAATTATATAAATTTTATACCTGTTCGAATTCGGAGGAAATAAAATCTCATCTTTTATCTGTCTTACATCATTTACACTCGTATTTGAAGCGCCGTCAATTTCGATTACATCCAAACACGAGCCGGCCGTAATTTCTTCGCAGGCAGTACAATGGCCGCAAGGAGTAGACCTAGGCCCCTCGGCACAGTTAAGCACCTTGGCTAAAATTCTGGCCGAACTTGTCTTTCCGCAGCCTCTCGGCCCCGAAAAAAGATAGGCATGGGCTATCTTACCTGCTTCAATTGATTTTTGCAATGTTGCGGCTACGAATTCCTGACCCAGCAAATCTTCAAAACGCTGAGGCCTCCTCCGTGTCGCTGTTACTTGATATTCCATATTCGGAAGTATAGCATAAATTCATTCAAAATTAAACTAGGCAACCCGTTCAATTTTCTATTAGATCTTACTTGAAAAAAAATATATTTTCTTTTAATATTTTGATATTCTTTTACAAAAAAACATACAATGATAGTAGAGGTGATAGTTATGAAAAATTTAAGAAAAATTTTGACTTTATCTATTTTTATATGTTTTTGTTTCATTTTGTGCGCCTGCACGGGATGTACAAATGTATTCCGCTTACAAAACATCGGAAAAGATGAGATTTCGATTGTAAGCTATAATGCACAGACCTTTTTTGATGCCGTAGAGGACGGCCGGGAATTTAAGGAATTCAAGGGTTCAAAGACAAAATGGTCTAAGGAGAAGTATACCGAAAGGCTTTTCAGGCTAAAAGAGGCTGTTAATCTTTCATGCCTTACCCTCGGCTTGGGGGAAAAGGCCATACCGGATATCCTCGTTTTACAAGAAATAGAAAGCCGTGCCGTTATAGATGATTTTTGTAAAATTCTCCCGATGAATAACTCATACAAATACGCAGTATTTATTCCTCCCCAAAACGGCGGAGCCTTCAGCACTGCCCTGCTTTCAAAATTTCCTATAACCGAAACAAAGATTTTTAATGTATATTCAGGCAAAAGGTCATTGCGGCCCCTGATTGAAACCAGAATTCAGATAGGCAATTCTACGGGGGATAACGAACTGGTGCTCTTAAATGTTCATTGGAAATCCAAGGTAGGAAACTCCGATACAGACTCTATTCGGAGGCAACAGGAAGAACAGGCCTATAAAAGACTAAAAGAATTAAAAGCATCAGAGCCTCAAACGCCCTTTATCATATGCGGCGACTTTAATCAGACTCTGGACGAATTTTCTCTTTTGTCCGAATTTGACAACTGCTGGAATATTGAAGCCTATCAGGCCGCAGCTCAAGAAGGAAGTCAACCTACAGGAAGCTATTTTTACAAGGAAAGCTGGGAAGGAATCGATCATTTTTTCTATTCGGATAATTTAAGCGATGGAAAGAACTTCGATCTAAACTTCTTTTGCGTAATTAACTTAAAACCGCTGACCGATACTTCCGGAAAACCCGATAAATATTCCGTTTATTCAGGAAAGGGCTATTCCGATCATTTACCTATAGGCATAATTCTCAAAAGGCAATAAAAAACCGTTCATTTATATAATGAACGGTTAACCAAATACCGGCGAAGGGACTTGAACCCTTACGGAGTCACCCCCAATAGATTTTGAGTCTATCGTGTATACCATTTCACCACGCCGGCTCATTGAAAGCTCATTCTATCATAAAAATAAAACTTTGTAAAGCCCTTTTTTTAAGGCTATTTTTTTAAGGCTTTTTTAAAGCGAATATTGGGTTTATAAACTATAAAAAGGCTGTTTATAAAAAAAGCCCGCTTACGCGGGCAAGCCCGATTCCGTACGAAGGAGGATTACGGAATCAAACTACACATATCCAACAAAGCTGGTAATCATAAGTTACATACTATTGTTAAATGTGCATTATTATTTATAAAAGGCTCTATAAGCTTTATAGGCCATATAAAGGTCGGCCTTACTCAAAATTTCAAATGGAGCATGCATC is a window from the Treponema denticola genome containing:
- a CDS encoding endonuclease/exonuclease/phosphatase family protein; this encodes MKNLRKILTLSIFICFCFILCACTGCTNVFRLQNIGKDEISIVSYNAQTFFDAVEDGREFKEFKGSKTKWSKEKYTERLFRLKEAVNLSCLTLGLGEKAIPDILVLQEIESRAVIDDFCKILPMNNSYKYAVFIPPQNGGAFSTALLSKFPITETKIFNVYSGKRSLRPLIETRIQIGNSTGDNELVLLNVHWKSKVGNSDTDSIRRQQEEQAYKRLKELKASEPQTPFIICGDFNQTLDEFSLLSEFDNCWNIEAYQAAAQEGSQPTGSYFYKESWEGIDHFFYSDNLSDGKNFDLNFFCVINLKPLTDTSGKPDKYSVYSGKGYSDHLPIGIILKRQ